In a single window of the Elaeis guineensis isolate ETL-2024a chromosome 6, EG11, whole genome shotgun sequence genome:
- the LOC105033775 gene encoding LOW QUALITY PROTEIN: nicotinamide adenine dinucleotide transporter 1, chloroplastic (The sequence of the model RefSeq protein was modified relative to this genomic sequence to represent the inferred CDS: deleted 1 base in 1 codon), with product MPGESNGRPTIRDLLFNAVAGASAGAIAATFVCPLDVIKTRFQVHGLPKMPPSARRSVIISSLEQIIKNEGIKGLYRGLSPTITALLPNWAVYFTVYNQLKGLLHSHEDGNNQLSISANIIAASGAGAATAVATNPLWVVKTRLQTQGMRPGVVPYRNMLSAFRRIVHEEGVRGLYSGLLPSLAGVSHVAIQFPAYEKIKYYLARRDNTTVDKLSPGSVAIASSLSKIIASTMTYPHEVVRSRLQEQGQARDTANQYTGVVDCIKKVFQKEGLPGFYRGCGTNLLRTTPTAVITFTSYEMIQRFLHQVFPPELNHSKTHLKSNIDCEKESNNGGERLGHSCLVMSNPIDDMLAKPCHTGR from the exons ATGCCCGGAGAATCCAATGGCAGGCCCACCATCCGGGATCTCCTCTTCAATGCTGTCGCCGGCGCCTCTGCAG GGGCGATAGCAGCCACCTTCGTCTGCCCCTTGGATGTGATCAAGACGAGGTTTCAGGTCCATGGGCTGCCCAAAATGCCCCCTTCTGCTCGGC GTAGTGTTATTATTTCAAGCCTAGAACAGATAATAAAAAATGAAGGCATCAAAGGATTGTATCGTGGTCTCTCCCCAACAATTACTGCACTACTTCCAAACTGGGCA GTATATTTCACTGTTTATAATCAGCTGAAAGGCCTGCTTCATTCACATG AAGATGGAAATAATCAGCTGTCAATTAGTGCAAACATTATAGCTGCCTCAGGTGCTGGAGCTGCAACAGCCGTTGCAACCAATCCATTGTGGGTTGTTAAAACTAGACTTCAG ACACAAGGAATGCGGCCTGGAGTGGTGCCCTATAGAAACATGCTGTCTGCTTTTAGAAGGATTGTGCATGAAGAGGGTGTCCGAGGATTATACAG TGGCCTCCTTCCTTCTTTGGCAGGGGTTAGTCATGTCGCCATCCAATTTCCAGCATATGAAAAGATCAAATATTACTTGGCCAGAAGGG ATAATACCACGGTGGATAAGCTCAGCCCTGGAAGCGTTGCTATTGCTTCTTCACTATCTAAAATAATCGCATCCACAATGACATATCCTCATGAG GTAGTACGGTCCAGGCTGCAAGAACAAGGCCAGGCACGTGATACTGCTAACCAATACACAGGTGTAGTGGATTGCATTAAGAAAGTCTTTCAAAAGGAAGGCCTCCCTGGCTTCTATCGTGGCTGCGGCACAAATTTGCTGAGAACTACCCCAACTGCAGTCATCACCTTCACTAGTTACGAGATGATTCAAAGATTTTTGCATCAGGTGTTTCCA CCTGAGCTGAACCACTCCAAAACCCACCTGAAGTCCAACATTGATTGTGAGAAAGAGAGCAATAATGGAGGAGAAAGGCTTGGACACAGCTGTTTGGTCATGTCAAACCCAATAGATGATATGCTTGCCAAACCATGTCATACAGGACGCTGA